One window from the genome of Sebastes umbrosus isolate fSebUmb1 chromosome 12, fSebUmb1.pri, whole genome shotgun sequence encodes:
- the LOC119499139 gene encoding eukaryotic translation initiation factor 4 gamma 1-like: VTRHICRRYHTCAKPSKKDAPSSSRCWSSRQPSGTASVCLCNSICPSGPRRSQQGQRKETRKIISSMSLSDDVQFSMAEKKEKSAQSHGAEEDEDDDPEQVKTQELFKHLQSILDKLTRQKFQELMKQVIDLTIDTEERLKGTVELIFEKAISEPNSSVVYANMCRCLVGLKVPTSDKPGVFVNFRKLLLNRCQKEFEKDQDDDEIFEKKQKEIEAAKEGEEREHLRVELQDSRDQARRRSLGNIKLLGELFKLKMLTEAIMHDCVVKLLKNHDEESLESLCMLLSTIGKDLDFEKAKPRMDQYFNQMDQIIKERKTSSRISLMLQDVLDLRRSNWLQDEGWNMGGRGFHTPGRRWTSQYQDEGWNTRLSKITKPPGPRRSHRGHRKKPRKIISPEQVKTQELFNSLHSILDKLTPQKFRELMKQVMDLTIDTEERLKGAVELIFEKAISEPNSSMVYANMCRCLMGLEVPTSDKPGVFVNFRNLLLNCCQKEFEKEQDDDLIIAKKQQEIEAAKEGEEREHLRVELQESRDQARRRSLGNIMFIGELFKLKILNEVIMYICIGELLKNHDEESLECLYMMLSTIGKDLDFEKAKPRMDQYFNQMDQIIKERKTSSRISLMLQDVLDLRKSNWVPRKGDQGPKTIDQIQKEAEMEEHREHMSKKEGGGGGGGGDRMGGNNAVKRESAPTPPPSLPKPALSEEELEKKSNAIIEEYLHINDLKKVEFTTGDETESKEVDEKKVLTGEETESKEVDEKANLDEQQTASNQFVRALMTSVCQSAIIGDNSYRVDAQQISRRASLLQRYLSDEQKELQALYALQALMVHMEQPANLLWRFFDALYDEDVIEEGAFYKWETSKDPAEQTGKGVALRSVTAFFTSLREQEVLIEEEEEWSD, encoded by the exons gtcacgcgtcatatctgcCGGCGGTATCACACATGCGCAAAACCATCCAAGAAAGACGCCCCATCCTCATCCAGGTGTTGGTCGAGCAGACAGCCTTCAGGAACAGCGTCTGTCTGCCTTTGCAACTCAATTTGT CCATCTGGGCCGCGTCGCTCCCAGCAGGGTCAGAGGAAAGAGACCAGGAAAATCATCAGCAGCATGTCCCTCAGTGACGACGTGCAGTTCAGCATGGctgagaagaaggagaagtCCGCTCAAAGCCACGGCGCGGAGGAAGACGAAGACGACGATCCCGAACAGGTCAAGACTCAAGAGCTGTTCAAGCATCTGCAGAGTATCCTCGACAAGCTGACCCGTCAGAAGTTTCAGGAGTTGATGAAACAAGTGATTGATCTGACGatagacacagaggagaggctGAAGGGAACCGTTGAGCTCATCTTTGAGAAGGCCATCTCAGAGCCTAACTCCTCTGTGGTCTACGCCAACATGTGCCGCTGCCTTGTGGGG TTGAAAGTCCCCACCTCAGACAAGCCAGGAGTTTTTGTGAACTTCCGCAAACTGCTGCTCAACCGCTGCCAGAAAGAGTTTGAGAAGGACCAGGATGATGATGAAATCTTtgagaaaaagcaaaaagaaataGAGGCTGCCAAAGAA GGAGAGGAGCGTGAGCACTTGAGGGTGGAGCTGCAGGATTCCAGAGACCAGGCCCGTCGCCGTTCACTGGGTAACATAAAGTTGCTTGGTGAGCTCTTCAAGCTGAAGATGCTGACAGAGGCCATCATGCACGACTGTGTAGTGAAACTACTGAAGAATCATGATGAAGAGTCTCTGGAGTCTCTCTGCATGCTGCTCTCCACAATTGGTAAAGACCTGGACTTTGAGAAAGCCAAG CCTCGCATGGATCAGTACTTCAACCAGATGGACCAGATcatcaaagagagaaagacctcATCCAGAATCAGTTTAATGCTACAAGACGTCTTGGACCTCAGAAGg AGTAACTGGTTGCAGGATGAGGGATGGAACATGGGGGGCCGAGGCTTCCACACACCAGGACGTCGCTGGACTAGCCAGTATCAGGATGAGGGGTGGAACACCCGCCTTAGCAAGATCACAAAG CCACCTGGGCCGCGTCGCTCCCACCGTGGTCACAGGAAAAAGCCCAGGAAAATCATCAGTCCCGAACAGGTCAAGACTCAAGAGCTGTTCAATAGTCTGCACAGTATCCTCGACAAGCTGACCCCTCAGAAGTTTCGGGAGCTGATGAAACAAGTGATGGATCTGACGatagacacagaggagaggctGAAGGGAGCCGTTGAGCTCATCTTTGAGAAGGCCATCTCAGAGCCTAACTCCTCTATGGTCTACGCCAACATGTGCCGCTGCCTTATGGGG TTGGAAGTCCCCACCTCAGACAAGCCAGGAGTTTTTGTGAACTTCCGCAACTTGCTGCTCAACTGCTGCCAGAAAGAGTTTGAGAAGGAACAGGATGATGATCTAATCATTGCGAAAAAGCAACAAGAAATAGAGGCTGCCAAAGAG GGAGAGGAGCGTGAGCACTTGAGGGTGGAGCTGCAGGAGTCCAGAGACCAGGCCCGTCGCCGTTCACTGGGTAACATAATGTTCATTGGCGAGCTCTTCAAGCTGAAGATTCTGAATGAGGTCATCATGTACATCTGCATAGGGGAACTACTGAAGAATCATGATGAAGAGTCACTGGAGTGTCTCTACATGATGCTCTCCACAATTGGTAAAGACCTGGACTTTGAGAAGGCCAAG CCTCGCATGGATCAGTACTTCAACCAGATGGACCAGATcatcaaagagagaaagacctcATCCAGAATCAGTTTAATGCTACAAGACGTCTTGGACCTCAGAAAG AGTAACTGGGTGCCTCGTAAAGGAGACCAGGGTCCTAAAACAATCGACCAGATCCAGAAGGAggcagagatggaggagcaCAGGGAACACATGTCcaagaaagagggaggaggtggaggaggaggaggcgacaGGATGGGAGGGAACAATG cAGTTAAGCGTGAGAGCGCccccactcctcctccctctcttccaaAACCTGCCTTGAGTGAAGAGGAGTTGGAGAAGAAGTCGAACGCCATCATTGAAGAATACCTCCACATTAATGACTTGAAG AAAGTGGAGTTCACCACTGGAGACGAGACAGAGTCAAAGGAAGTGGATGAGAAGAAGGTCCTCACTGGAGAGGAGACGGAGTCAAAAGAAGTGGATGAGAAGGCTAACTTGGACGAGCAGCAAACTGCTTCCAACCAGTTCGTACGAGCACTGATGAcgtcagtgtgtcagtctgcCATCATAG GTGACAACTCGTACAGGGTGGATGCACAGCAGATCAGCCGGAGAGCCAGTCTGCTGCAGAGATACCTGTCTGATGAGCAGAAGGAGCTGCAGGCCCTCTACGCCCTCCAGGCTCTGATGGTGCACATGGAGCAGCCAGCGA ACCTCCTGTGGAGGTTCTTTGACGCCTTGTACGACGAAGACGTTATTGAAGAGGGGGCCTTCTACAAATGGGAAACCAGCAAAGACCCTGCGGAGCAAACAGGCAAAGGTGTGGCCTTGAGATCAGTCACCGCCTTCTTCACCTCGCTCCGTGAGCAGGAGGTGctgatagaggaggaggaggagtggtcTGACTAG